A genomic region of Alligator mississippiensis isolate rAllMis1 chromosome 4, rAllMis1, whole genome shotgun sequence contains the following coding sequences:
- the LUC7L2 gene encoding putative RNA-binding protein Luc7-like 2 isoform X3, with the protein MPAYFNLQGSVRKAPHSPSRDTTRQRIKFSDDRVCKSHLLNCCPHDVLSGTRMDLGECLKVHDLALRADYEIASKEQDFFFELDAMDHLQSFIADCDRRTEVAKKRLAETQEEISAEVAAKAERVHELNEEIGKLLAKVEQLGADGNVEESQKVMDEVEKARAKKREAEEVYRNSMPASSFQQQKLRVCEVCSAYLGLHDNDRRLADHFGGKLHLGFIEIREKLEELRRIVADKQEKRNQERLKRREEREREEREKLRRSRSHSKQAKRSRSRERRRHRSRSPSWERKRRTRSKSREKRHRHRSRSNSRSRSHSHHRSRHSSRDRSRERSSKKRSSKERSSRDKERSKDSDRTSRDKDRSSRERSPREQKDRKRSYESANGRSEDRRSSEEREAGEI; encoded by the exons ATGCCTGCCTACTTCAATCTGCAAGGGAGTGTCAGAAAGGCCCCGCATTCGCCGAGCC GAGACACTACCCGTCAGCGAATCAAATTCAGTGATGACAGAGTGTGCAAGAGTCACCTCCTCAACTGCTGCCCTCATGATGTCCTCTCTGGAACC AGGATGGACCTTGGAGAGTGTCTGAAGGTACATGACCTGGCATTAAGAGCAGATTATGAAATTGCGTCTAAAGAACAAGACTTCTTCTTTGAACTTGAT GCAATGGATCACCTGCAGTCATTTATTGCAGACTGTGACAGAAGAACTGAAGTTGCTAAGAAGAGATTAGCAGAAACCCAAGAAGAGATCAGTGCTGAAGTTGCAGCTAAG GCTGAGCGAGTGCATGAATTGAATGAAGAGATCGGGAAGCTTCTTGCCAAAGTCGAGCAGCTTGGAGCTGATGGGAATGTAGAAGAGTCGCAGAAAGTAATGGATGAAGTGGAGAAAGCCCGGGCCAAGAAGAGAGAAGCAGAg GAAGTATACAGGAACTCTATGCCTGCATCTAGCTTTCAGCAGCAGAAGCTCCGGGTCTGTGAAGTGTGTTCTGCCTACCTGGGTCTCCATGATAATGACAGGCGGCTTGCTGACCACTTTGGAGGAAAACTTCACTTAGGATTTATTGAAATAAGAGAGAAACTTGAGGAGCTCAGG agGATTGTGGCTGATAAACAAGAAAAACGAAATCAGGAACGTCTGAAAcggagagaggagagggaaagagaggaaagagagaagctgAGGAG GTCCAGATCCCATAGCAAGCAAGCTAAAAG ATCTAGGTCTCGAGAGCGCCGCAGACATCGGTCTCGTTCTCCTTCCTGGGAACGGAAAAGGAGAACTCGTTCCAAGTCCAGGGAGAAACGCCACCGTCACAGGTCTCGCTCTAACAGCCgcagcaggagccacagccaCCATAGAAGCAGGCATAGTTCCAGGGACAGGAGCCGAGAGCGCAGCTCCAAAAAACG ATCCTCAAAAGAAAGATCTTCCAGAGACAAAGAACGATCAAAAGATAGTGACAGAACATCACGTGACAAAGACAGAAGCTCAAGAGAGAGGTCACCCCGAGAGCAGAAAGACAGGAAACGTTCCTATGAAAGTGCTAATGGACGATCAGAAGACCGGAGAAGCTCAGAAGAGCGTGAAGCAGGGGAGATATAA
- the LUC7L2 gene encoding putative RNA-binding protein Luc7-like 2 isoform X2, whose product MSAQAQMRAMLDQLMGTSRDGDTTRQRIKFSDDRVCKSHLLNCCPHDVLSGTRMDLGECLKVHDLALRADYEIASKEQDFFFELDAMDHLQSFIADCDRRTEVAKKRLAETQEEISAEVAAKAERVHELNEEIGKLLAKVEQLGADGNVEESQKVMDEVEKARAKKREAEEVYRNSMPASSFQQQKLRVCEVCSAYLGLHDNDRRLADHFGGKLHLGFIEIREKLEELRRIVADKQEKRNQERLKRREEREREEREKLRRSRSHSKQAKRSRSRERRRHRSRSPSWERKRRTRSKSREKRHRHRSRSNSRSRSHSHHRSRHSSRDRSRERSSKKRSSKERSSRDKERSKDSDRTSRDKDRSSRERSPREQKDRKRSYESANGRSEDRRSSEEREAGEI is encoded by the exons GAGACACTACCCGTCAGCGAATCAAATTCAGTGATGACAGAGTGTGCAAGAGTCACCTCCTCAACTGCTGCCCTCATGATGTCCTCTCTGGAACC AGGATGGACCTTGGAGAGTGTCTGAAGGTACATGACCTGGCATTAAGAGCAGATTATGAAATTGCGTCTAAAGAACAAGACTTCTTCTTTGAACTTGAT GCAATGGATCACCTGCAGTCATTTATTGCAGACTGTGACAGAAGAACTGAAGTTGCTAAGAAGAGATTAGCAGAAACCCAAGAAGAGATCAGTGCTGAAGTTGCAGCTAAG GCTGAGCGAGTGCATGAATTGAATGAAGAGATCGGGAAGCTTCTTGCCAAAGTCGAGCAGCTTGGAGCTGATGGGAATGTAGAAGAGTCGCAGAAAGTAATGGATGAAGTGGAGAAAGCCCGGGCCAAGAAGAGAGAAGCAGAg GAAGTATACAGGAACTCTATGCCTGCATCTAGCTTTCAGCAGCAGAAGCTCCGGGTCTGTGAAGTGTGTTCTGCCTACCTGGGTCTCCATGATAATGACAGGCGGCTTGCTGACCACTTTGGAGGAAAACTTCACTTAGGATTTATTGAAATAAGAGAGAAACTTGAGGAGCTCAGG agGATTGTGGCTGATAAACAAGAAAAACGAAATCAGGAACGTCTGAAAcggagagaggagagggaaagagaggaaagagagaagctgAGGAG GTCCAGATCCCATAGCAAGCAAGCTAAAAG ATCTAGGTCTCGAGAGCGCCGCAGACATCGGTCTCGTTCTCCTTCCTGGGAACGGAAAAGGAGAACTCGTTCCAAGTCCAGGGAGAAACGCCACCGTCACAGGTCTCGCTCTAACAGCCgcagcaggagccacagccaCCATAGAAGCAGGCATAGTTCCAGGGACAGGAGCCGAGAGCGCAGCTCCAAAAAACG ATCCTCAAAAGAAAGATCTTCCAGAGACAAAGAACGATCAAAAGATAGTGACAGAACATCACGTGACAAAGACAGAAGCTCAAGAGAGAGGTCACCCCGAGAGCAGAAAGACAGGAAACGTTCCTATGAAAGTGCTAATGGACGATCAGAAGACCGGAGAAGCTCAGAAGAGCGTGAAGCAGGGGAGATATAA
- the LUC7L2 gene encoding putative RNA-binding protein Luc7-like 2 isoform X4 — MDLGECLKVHDLALRADYEIASKEQDFFFELDAMDHLQSFIADCDRRTEVAKKRLAETQEEISAEVAAKAERVHELNEEIGKLLAKVEQLGADGNVEESQKVMDEVEKARAKKREAEEVYRNSMPASSFQQQKLRVCEVCSAYLGLHDNDRRLADHFGGKLHLGFIEIREKLEELRRIVADKQEKRNQERLKRREEREREEREKLRRSRSHSKQAKRSRSRERRRHRSRSPSWERKRRTRSKSREKRHRHRSRSNSRSRSHSHHRSRHSSRDRSRERSSKKRSSKERSSRDKERSKDSDRTSRDKDRSSRERSPREQKDRKRSYESANGRSEDRRSSEEREAGEI, encoded by the exons ATGGACCTTGGAGAGTGTCTGAAGGTACATGACCTGGCATTAAGAGCAGATTATGAAATTGCGTCTAAAGAACAAGACTTCTTCTTTGAACTTGAT GCAATGGATCACCTGCAGTCATTTATTGCAGACTGTGACAGAAGAACTGAAGTTGCTAAGAAGAGATTAGCAGAAACCCAAGAAGAGATCAGTGCTGAAGTTGCAGCTAAG GCTGAGCGAGTGCATGAATTGAATGAAGAGATCGGGAAGCTTCTTGCCAAAGTCGAGCAGCTTGGAGCTGATGGGAATGTAGAAGAGTCGCAGAAAGTAATGGATGAAGTGGAGAAAGCCCGGGCCAAGAAGAGAGAAGCAGAg GAAGTATACAGGAACTCTATGCCTGCATCTAGCTTTCAGCAGCAGAAGCTCCGGGTCTGTGAAGTGTGTTCTGCCTACCTGGGTCTCCATGATAATGACAGGCGGCTTGCTGACCACTTTGGAGGAAAACTTCACTTAGGATTTATTGAAATAAGAGAGAAACTTGAGGAGCTCAGG agGATTGTGGCTGATAAACAAGAAAAACGAAATCAGGAACGTCTGAAAcggagagaggagagggaaagagaggaaagagagaagctgAGGAG GTCCAGATCCCATAGCAAGCAAGCTAAAAG ATCTAGGTCTCGAGAGCGCCGCAGACATCGGTCTCGTTCTCCTTCCTGGGAACGGAAAAGGAGAACTCGTTCCAAGTCCAGGGAGAAACGCCACCGTCACAGGTCTCGCTCTAACAGCCgcagcaggagccacagccaCCATAGAAGCAGGCATAGTTCCAGGGACAGGAGCCGAGAGCGCAGCTCCAAAAAACG ATCCTCAAAAGAAAGATCTTCCAGAGACAAAGAACGATCAAAAGATAGTGACAGAACATCACGTGACAAAGACAGAAGCTCAAGAGAGAGGTCACCCCGAGAGCAGAAAGACAGGAAACGTTCCTATGAAAGTGCTAATGGACGATCAGAAGACCGGAGAAGCTCAGAAGAGCGTGAAGCAGGGGAGATATAA
- the LUC7L2 gene encoding putative RNA-binding protein Luc7-like 2 isoform X1 — MHRKAAALAWRFNVSMPAYFNLQGSVRKAPHSPSRDTTRQRIKFSDDRVCKSHLLNCCPHDVLSGTRMDLGECLKVHDLALRADYEIASKEQDFFFELDAMDHLQSFIADCDRRTEVAKKRLAETQEEISAEVAAKAERVHELNEEIGKLLAKVEQLGADGNVEESQKVMDEVEKARAKKREAEEVYRNSMPASSFQQQKLRVCEVCSAYLGLHDNDRRLADHFGGKLHLGFIEIREKLEELRRIVADKQEKRNQERLKRREEREREEREKLRRSRSHSKQAKRSRSRERRRHRSRSPSWERKRRTRSKSREKRHRHRSRSNSRSRSHSHHRSRHSSRDRSRERSSKKRSSKERSSRDKERSKDSDRTSRDKDRSSRERSPREQKDRKRSYESANGRSEDRRSSEEREAGEI, encoded by the exons GTTCAATGTATCTATGCCTGCCTACTTCAATCTGCAAGGGAGTGTCAGAAAGGCCCCGCATTCGCCGAGCC GAGACACTACCCGTCAGCGAATCAAATTCAGTGATGACAGAGTGTGCAAGAGTCACCTCCTCAACTGCTGCCCTCATGATGTCCTCTCTGGAACC AGGATGGACCTTGGAGAGTGTCTGAAGGTACATGACCTGGCATTAAGAGCAGATTATGAAATTGCGTCTAAAGAACAAGACTTCTTCTTTGAACTTGAT GCAATGGATCACCTGCAGTCATTTATTGCAGACTGTGACAGAAGAACTGAAGTTGCTAAGAAGAGATTAGCAGAAACCCAAGAAGAGATCAGTGCTGAAGTTGCAGCTAAG GCTGAGCGAGTGCATGAATTGAATGAAGAGATCGGGAAGCTTCTTGCCAAAGTCGAGCAGCTTGGAGCTGATGGGAATGTAGAAGAGTCGCAGAAAGTAATGGATGAAGTGGAGAAAGCCCGGGCCAAGAAGAGAGAAGCAGAg GAAGTATACAGGAACTCTATGCCTGCATCTAGCTTTCAGCAGCAGAAGCTCCGGGTCTGTGAAGTGTGTTCTGCCTACCTGGGTCTCCATGATAATGACAGGCGGCTTGCTGACCACTTTGGAGGAAAACTTCACTTAGGATTTATTGAAATAAGAGAGAAACTTGAGGAGCTCAGG agGATTGTGGCTGATAAACAAGAAAAACGAAATCAGGAACGTCTGAAAcggagagaggagagggaaagagaggaaagagagaagctgAGGAG GTCCAGATCCCATAGCAAGCAAGCTAAAAG ATCTAGGTCTCGAGAGCGCCGCAGACATCGGTCTCGTTCTCCTTCCTGGGAACGGAAAAGGAGAACTCGTTCCAAGTCCAGGGAGAAACGCCACCGTCACAGGTCTCGCTCTAACAGCCgcagcaggagccacagccaCCATAGAAGCAGGCATAGTTCCAGGGACAGGAGCCGAGAGCGCAGCTCCAAAAAACG ATCCTCAAAAGAAAGATCTTCCAGAGACAAAGAACGATCAAAAGATAGTGACAGAACATCACGTGACAAAGACAGAAGCTCAAGAGAGAGGTCACCCCGAGAGCAGAAAGACAGGAAACGTTCCTATGAAAGTGCTAATGGACGATCAGAAGACCGGAGAAGCTCAGAAGAGCGTGAAGCAGGGGAGATATAA